In Scheffersomyces stipitis CBS 6054 chromosome 8, complete sequence, one DNA window encodes the following:
- a CDS encoding predicted protein, translated as MAEAVLAIRPFSPENRVSSDAHKKRNSPQCGNGRAHTVLSTPGMSRRPENRETPTDRHKSKDAAFRQTPPADAHSNTSSSDNCRAGPQQRKHPAIDSDARTRDSVSDSRIRARSGRHSVGRQRVKQTHSAMCK; from the coding sequence ATGGCAGAAGCTGTATTAGCCATTCGACCCTTTTCCCCAGAGAACAGAGTTTCGCTGGATGCGCACAAGAAGCGAAACCTGCCCCAATGCGGTAATGGTCGTGCGCACACCGTTCTCTCAACGCCGGGGATGCTGAGACGTCCCGAGAACCGAGAGACACCTACCGACAGACACAAATCGAAAGACGCCGCCTTCCGACAGACACCGCCTGCCGACGCCCACTCCAACACCAGCAGCTCAGACAATTGTCGAGCTGGCCCTCAGCAGCGCAAACACCCAGCGATCGACTCCGACGCTCGGACCCGCGATCTGGTGTCGGACAGTCGGATACGTGCTCGATCTGGCAGACACAGCGTAGGCAGACAGAGAGTCAAACAGACACATAGCGCCATGTGCAAGTGA
- the ADR1.3 gene encoding ADR1-like protein (C2H2 zinc finger transcription factor; Saccharomyces cerevisiae, Controls the expression of ADH2, peroxisomal protein genes, and genes required for ethanol, glycerol, and fatty acid utilization in that organism~go_component nucleus~go_function nucleic acid binding; zinc ion binding~go_component nucleus~go_function nucleic acid binding; zinc ion binding) has protein sequence YGTKTPSGNPRIYNCKQCNRAFTREEHLTRHTLSTHNKLKPFTCGICSRPFSRRDLLLRHAKNLHQGSELAVSRIRKSYKRNEINQYQHSTAAGHNEDDVSSPSSSGSSPSTSANPTVPAPTPSSGKDFETSEKKRMKMSVNMLVS, from the exons TATGGAACTAAAACCCCGCTGGGCAACCCAAGAATATACAACTGTAAACAGTGTAACAGAGCCTTCACCAGAGAAGAGCATTTGACCAGACACACCCTCAGCACCcacaacaagttgaagccCTTCACATGTGGCATCTGTTCACGACCcttttccagaagagacttgttgttgagaCATGCCAAAAACTTGCACCAGGGCTCTGAACTCGCTGTCAGTAGAATCAGAAAGCTGTACAAACGTAACGAAATCAACCAGTACCAGCATTCTACTGCAGCTGGCCAtaatgaagacgacgtgTCATCGCCATCTTCGTCAGGAAGTTCGCCTTCTA CATCTGCAAACCCTACAGTACCAGCACCAACACCTTCTTCCGGTAAAGACTTCGAGACGTCGGAAAAGAAACGCATGAAGATGTCGGTCAACATGTTGGTGAGTTAA
- a CDS encoding predicted protein, translating to MASESKIGYPTREYRIPYDNSASSDLHTEWYLILTSNNYHFYFNRLLKQSYWQLADIAAEFKDVDIEEFVSAINFDVISLMFARNVGLKGLDGYYFEKQDADQDTIEVEEFEEEEEEIRESDTGDAEEVEIDVEARDGMIREFLLEEGYEVKEEKAEDEVKEEPKAPTGISLVSGYSSSEEEDDESGEEKPAEKGSNSVEKNDHHDISQDKEEQVEEVDDLQSDESDSENSGLDLNISEDEDGSERLQTSAVTEFIELLDMFADRIDKYQPWDLIEEELLPDFVKHPQYYALEHASQREEAFDEWLKSRSQKEDNSSEKEVTQEPPLYPTPTLDFYHFLQDHKKELKSATYQEFYNKNHEHINDVDLVSKEKEALFRKFKIMLQDQTEFEKSAKKSKALSPGINLKRYKLDEFLSTQESVEIHPGQLQEITNSGSTDYGKWLALANKLNLRKELIESTKNFIVGDEKRLAAYLDKFSSN from the coding sequence ATGGCTTCAGAGTCCAAAATTGGATATCCCACGCGAGAGTATAGAATCCCGTATGACAATTCTGCATCTCTGGACCTTCATACTGAATGGTACTTGATTCTCACTTCCAATAATTACCATTTCTATTTCAACAGGCTATTGAAACAGTCATACTGGCAATTGGCAGACATAGCTGCCGAATTCAAAGATGTCGACATCGAAGAATTTGTGCTGGCTATCAACTTCGATGTTATTTCTTTGATGTTCGCCAGGAATGTGGGGCTTAAGGGTTTAGATGGCTACTATTTTGAAAAGCAGGATGCTGATCAAGACACGatagaagtagaagagtttgaagaagaggaggaagaaaTCAGGGAAAGCGATACTGGAGatgcagaagaagtagaaatcGACGTCGAAGCCAGAGACGGCATGATCAGAGAGTTCTTACTAGAAGAAGGGTACGAAGTAAAGGAAGAGAAAGCggaagatgaagtcaaagaagaaccaaaagCCCCAACGGGaatttctttggtttcaGGATACTCTTCTAgtgaagaggaagacgacgaatctggagaagaaaaaccTGCTGAGAAAGGAAGTAATTCTGTTGAAAAAAACGATCATCATGATATATCacaagataaagaagaacaagttgaagaagttgacgatCTTCAATCTGATGAGTCTGATTCCGAAAATAGTGGCCTAGACCTCAATATTTcggaagatgaagatggctCAGAAAGATTGCAAACGTCAGCAGTTACAGAATTCATAGAGCTTTTGGATATGTTTGCCGATCGAATAGACAAATACCAACCTTGGGATCtaattgaagaagaattgctTCCTGACTTCGTCAAACATCCACAGTACTATGCCCTTGAACATGCTTCGCAAAGAGAGGAAGCATTTGACGAATGGTTGAAGAGTAGATCccagaaagaagataattcttcagagaaagaagtcACACAAGAACCTCCATTATATCCTACACCAACTTTGGACTTTTACCATTTCCTCCAAGATCATAAAAAGGAACTAAAGTCGGCTACATACCAGGAATTTTACAATAAGAACCACGAGCACATTAATGATGTAGATCTCGTGTCTAAGGAGAAAGAAGCGCTTTTCCgaaaattcaagatcatgCTCCAGGACCAGACGGAATTCGAGAAGAGCGCTAAAAAATCGAAAGCATTATCCCCGGGAATCAACCTAAAGAGGTATAAGTTAGACGAGTTTTTGTCTACCCAAGAATCCGTCGAAATCCATCCCGGCCAATTACAGGAAATTACAAATAGCGGAAGTACAGACTACGGAAAATGGCTCGCATTAGCTAACAAATTAAATCTCCGCAAGGAGTTAATTGAAAGCACTAAAAACTTCATAGTAGGTGACGAGAAGAGACTAGCAGCTTACCTAGATAAGTTTTCAAGTAATTGA
- the CEM1 gene encoding 3-oxoacyl-[acyl-carrier-protein]- synthase (go_function catalytic activity~go_process fatty acid biosynthesis) — protein sequence MANRVVVTGLGAITPLGVGVTPTWRNLLAGKSGLISTTTLPDYESGGWAQIPSKVIGKVPEGSINDYKWQSQDHFDKSEARRLALFTQYGMVASKEALEDAKLHNLEGIDKRRFGVAVGSGIGSFHDVYENSTQFSQSGYKRVQPLFIPKLLTNMAAGNISIKYGLQGPLHAVSTACATGLHAIGDAYNFIKNDYADVMICGGTESSIHPLALAGFARARSVVTDFNDDPQAASRPFDGSRNGFVLSEGCGIVILERLDHALNRGVKPDEIYAEIKGYGLSGDAHHITAPMETGEGAYLSMKMAVDRSAISPEQVGYVNAHATSTVIGDRAENNAILRLFGDKATGVAVSSTKSSIGHLLGAAGAVESIFTIKAVKDSEIPPTLNLDTAGGHKDDKADNFSHFDYVAKVSKKKELDYALCNSFGFGGVNSTLCFGKFRT from the coding sequence ATGGCTAATAGGGTGGTTGTGACGGGTCTCGGTGCCATTACTCCATTAGGCGTGGGAGTGACTCCCACCTGGCGGAATCTTCTAGCTGGTAAAAGTGGACTCATTTCCACTACTACTTTGCCTGACTATGAGTCTGGAGGATGGGCACAGATTCCATCGAAAGTGATCGGCAAAGTACCAGAAGGTTCTATAAACGACTATAAATGGCAAAGCCAGGACCACTTTGATAAAAGTGAAGCAAGACGTTTGGCGCTTTTTACCCAATACGGGATGGTGGCCTCGAAGGAAGCACTTGAAGATGCTAAATTACATAATTTAGAAGGTATAGACAAACGAAGATTTGGCGTAGCAGTTGGCAGTGGAATTGGTTCGTTCCACGATGTATATGAGAATCTGACACAGTTTTCACAGTCAGGATATAAACGAGTCCAGCCTCTTTTCATTCCGAAGTTGCTTACGAATATGGCTGCTGGAAACATTCTGATTAAGTATGGCTTACAGGGTCCGTTGCATGCTGTCTCTACAGCTTGTGCTACGGGTTTACATGCTATAGGAGATGCATACAACTTTATCAAGAACGACTATGCTGATGTGATGATCTGTGGTGGTACAGAATCTTCCATACATCCACTAGCATTGGCAGGGTTTGCCCGAGCCAGATCTGTAGTCACAGACTTTAACGACGACCCACAGGCTGCCAGTCGTCCTTTTGACGGTAGTAGAAACGGATTTGTGTTGAGTGAAGGCTGTGGAATTGTTATCTTAGAGAGATTGGACCATGCCTTGAACAGAGGCGTAAAGCCCGATGAAATCTATGCTGAAATCAAGGGCTATGGCCTTTCTGGAGATGCCCATCACATCACGGCTCCTATGGAGACTGGCGAGGGAGCTTATCTTTCTATGAAGATGGCTGTGGATCGTAGTGCGATTTCTCCTGAACAAGTGGGCTACGTCAACGCCCATGCAACGTCCACTGTGATTGGCGATAGGGCAGAAAACAACGCCATTCTTCGTCTTTTCGGTGATAAAGCTACAGGCGTGGCTGTGAGTTCGACAAAGTCGTCCATTGGTCATTTGCTTGGAGCAGCTGGAGCCGTCGAGTCCATCTTCACTATCAAAGCAGTCAAGGATTCGGAGATTCCCCCTaccttgaacttggacaCTGCTGGGGGCCACAAGGACGACAAGGCggataatttttcacatttcGACTACGTTGCCAAGGtcagcaagaagaaggaactCGACTACGCTTTATGCAATTCGTTTGGATTTGGCGGAGTGAATAGTACGCTTTGTTTTGGAAAGTTCAGAACATAG
- the QOR2 gene encoding Quinone oxidoreductase (NADPH:quinone reductase) (Quinone oxidoreductase (NADPH:quinone reductase) (Yong-Su Jin[2006-01-06 11:37:55])~go_function alcohol dehydrogenase activity, zinc-dependent; zinc ion binding), whose amino-acid sequence MSATIAKTKHIRKTKSDSKKQEHLKAQLNAQVRLEAYKKEQSAEVPRSISFDKRSQSALSITDLKEPLKLQTDFPIPELKDHDVLVNNKAIGLNPIDWKGKKYGFGIYHFPWINGRESSGTVVQTGRSVDEADFKVGDKVIVSSTSYRDNRTSTFQQYTAIDSRLVWKLPDSFSFEDGATIGVGLVTAGVIFYNSFGFELTQDIVPQEGTLLLWGGATVVGIYVTQLAKLHGLNVISIASLDHEAYLRENGADVVIDRYLPREEILRQAEQYSPFGIQYGVDCVSKETAASVLDILDHLSGNLEYQPIFSGIVGTPKQTPESVDVREVVIKRFHEDIAFGKDFVDTTTHFFHDERIKPVRHRRYEGGLHIIDDALRDLESLGAKGEKYVVTI is encoded by the coding sequence ATGCTGGCTACCATCGCTAAGACAAAACATATACGGAAGACCAAATCGGACtccaagaaacaagaacatTTGAAGGCACAGCTCAATGCCCAGGTCCGACTTGAAGCAtacaagaaagaacagaGCGCAGAGGTTCCTAGGAGTATTTCATTCGACAAAAGGTCGCAATCGGCACTCCTGATAACAGACTTGAAGGAACCTTTGAAGTTGCAGACCGACTTTCCCATTCCAGAACTCAAGGATCATGATGTCTTGGTAAACAACAAGGCCATAGGACTCAATCCTATCGATTGGAAGGGCAAGAAGTACGGATTTGGTATCTACCATTTCCCATGGATCAACGGAAGAGAGAGCAGTGGAACTGTAGTGCAAACCGGAAGAAGTGTTGATGAAGCCGACTTCAAAGTAGGAGACAAGGTCATCGTCAGTAGTACCAGCTACAGAGACAACAGAACCTCTACTTTTCAACAGTATACAGCCATCGATTCTCGCTTGGTGTGGAAGTTGCCAGACTCGTTTTCGTTTGAAGACGGAGCTACAATTGGAGTTGGACTTGTCACTGCCGGAGTCATTTTCTACAACAGCTTTGGTTTCGAGCTCACCCAAGATATCGTTCCACAGGAGGGAACATTACTCCTTTGGGGAGGGGCCACTGTAGTCGGAATTTACGTTACCCAGTTGGCCAAATTGCATGGGCTCAATGTCATTTCCATAGCCAGTTTGGATCATGAAGCCTACTTGAGAGAAAATGGTGCAGATGTAGTCATCGATAGATACTTGCCTAGAGAAGAGATCTTGAGACAGGCTGAACAGTACTCGCCATTTGGAATACAGTACGGAGTCGATTGCGTTTCAAAGGAAACAGCTGCCTCCGTTCTCGACATCCTCGACCATTTGTCTGGAAACTTGGAGTACCAGCCCATTTTCTCTGGCATTGTAGGAACTCCTAAACAGACACCAGAATCTGTGGATGTCAGAGAAGTCGTCATCAAGAGATTCCATGAAGACATTGCTTTCGGCAAAGACTTTGTCGACACTACAACTCACTTCTTTCACGACGAGAGAATCAAGCCTGTTAGACACAGACGCTACGAGGGTGGACTCCACATCATCGATGATGCCTTGAGGGATCTCGAGCTGTTGGGAGCAAAAGGTGAAAAGTACGTAGTCACTATTTAG
- the YND2 gene encoding Yeast Nucleoside Diphosphatase (Yeast Nucleoside Diphosphatase Golgi apyrase (ATP-diphosphatase) (Adenosine diphosphatase) (ADPase) (ATP-diphosphohydrolase) (Golgi nucleoside diphosphatase)~go_function hydrolase activity), translated as MVSLEPRKKDKNKSKFVKPGPIYSEDGIPYDYIIIIDSGSKGSRVFVYNWLNPAAALNKTLDMSVVLKKPNLNLIKRYSVAREEAEIEESDTDTEDESEIEIDEEDVESETEEKDNSKSKDNGKGAAVENKDKSSKKNPKTIPIRFPKIQSKKKWHQKVKPGISSFNLSPQKIGNYHLKHLLQLASSVVPKSQHYRTPIFLHSTAGMRLLTPTEQTSILNNICSYITNNSDFYIPECASHINVIDGDFEGIYGWLSINSLKGAFDNPEQHDHGKSHSTYGLLDMGGASTQVVFQPNNTEIKEHQNNLFKITLAQVPHLAPVDSANAADPVQQRGDEPVVGKYSLPQPAEFNVFSDSFLGFGMYQAHNRYLATLLSSYLEENNMNEQNRVIKKISTPVPDPCLPKGYMSVSNVEEISVDFTGESNFQKCLEGIFPVLSKSSASENMGNCKQFSDEIQASSCLLKDSIPAFDFEVNHFVGVSGYWEAISNLLSYENINDIREDGNKGDKSNKNNDKSDTYDYKVIYEQTSKICSKDWSSLFEMNKRKPENKQLTETDLSELCFKSSWILNFLHLGLGFPRLGIDEMPTKNDQFKSLELVEDIDGSSFSWTLGRAILYSNDEYVQAFNNYTIKTLQLSEEDVENSKSEYIMKRPGFYHSASASVYHFGAEQNGISPRPQFIAPRDGIKYPHYDYEYEAESSESKWDIEPHRWYGIIIFLGLLGFIVWLMVGRSGRSLILDRAKNRVRRMVSPLFGRSSYVAVPLDEEHEISAAGRSSDLDLENGYELDDIDSTPDFKTSNSSSDEVEAQFRIDSDDED; from the exons ATGGTATCACTTGAACCTCGCAAAAAGGACAAaaacaagtccaagttTGTGAAGCCAGGCCCAATCTACTCTGAAGATGGCATTCCTTACGACTacattattattattgatTCGGGCTCCAAGGGGCTGAGGGTGTTTGTATACAACTGGTTGAATCCAGCTGCTGCTCTAAACAAAACTCTCGACATGAGTGTTGTTCTTAAAAAGCCCAatctcaacttgatcaaacGGTACTCTGTGGCCAGAGAAGAAGcggaaattgaagaatcagaTACAGATACCGAGGATGAGTCCGAAATCGAAATAGATGAGGAAGACGTAGAGTCGGAGACCGAAGAGAAGGACAACTCCAAACTGAAGGACAATGGTAAAGGTGCTGCGGTTGAAAACAAAGACAAGagttccaagaagaatccCAAAACCATTCCTATTAGGTTTCCCAAGATCCAGTCGAAAAAGAAATGGCATCAAAAGGTGAAACCTGGTATTTCGTCCTTCAATTTGAGTCCGCAGAAAATAGGCAATTATCATTTGAAGCACTTGCTCCAATTGGCCAGCTCTGTTGTTCCCAAGTCTCAACACTATAGGACCCCCATCTTCTTGCATTCAACCGCAGGAATGCGGTTGTTGACGCCTACCGAACAGACACTGattctcaacaacatcTGCTCGTATATCACCAACAATTCAGACTTCTACATTCCTGAATGTGCCAGTCATATAAATGTAATCGATGGGGACTTCGAGGGTATCTACGGCTGGTTGTCTATAAATTCGCTCAAAGGTGCTTTCGATAATCCCGAACAACACGACCATGGTAAGAGTCACAGCACCTACGGATTGTTGGATATGGGAGGAGCTTCAACACAAGTTGTTTTCCAGCCCAACAACACTGAGATTAAAGAACATCAGAAtaatcttttcaaaataACTCTCGCACAAGTTCCACATCTAGCTCCTGTAGATTCTGCAAATGCTGCCGACCCTGTACAACAACGAGGAGATGAGCCTGTAGTAGGTAAGTATTCGTTACCTCAACCAGCGGAATTCAACGTCTTCTCAGATTCGTTCTTGGGCTTTGGAATGTACCAAGCTCACAACCGTTACTTGGCTACCCTTCTTAGTCTGTATTTGGAAGAGAACAATATGAACGAGCAGAATAGAGTCATTAAGAAAATAAGTACTCCAGTGCCAGATCCTTGTTTGCCAAAGGGCTACATGTCCGTTTCAAATGTGGAAGAAATTTCTGTAGATTTCACGGGGGAGAgcaattttcagaaatgtCTCGAAGGCATCTTTCCGGTGTTGCTGAAGAGTTCTGCGTCTGAAAATATGGGGAACTGCAAGCAGTTTAGCGACGAAATACAGGCTAGCTCTTGCTTATTGAAAGACTCTATTCCAGCCTTCGACTTCGAGGTCAATCACTTCGTTGGTGTCAGCGGCTACTGGGAAGCTATCAGCAACTTGTTGAGCTACGAGAACATCAATGATATCCGTGAAGAT GGTAATAAAGGTGACAAaagcaacaagaacaacgaTAAGTCGGATACCTACGATTACAAAGTCATCTACGAACAGACATCCAAGATATGTTCTAAGGACTGGAGTAGTTTGTTCGAAATGAATAAAAGAAAGCCAGAGAACAAACAATTGACTGAAACTGACTTACTGGAGTTGTGTTTCAAGTCGTCTTGgatcttgaatttcttaCATCTTGGATTGGGATTTCCTCGTCTTGGCATCGACGAGATGCCCACCAAGAACGACCagttcaagtcgttggagTTGGTAGAAGATATTGATGGCTCATCGTTTTCGTGGACTTTAGGTAGAGCAATCCTTTATTCCAACGATGAATACGTTCAGGCATTCAATAATTACACTATCAAGACATTACAACTTTCCGAAGAGGATGTGGAGAATTCCAAATCTGAGTACATAATGAAGAGGCCGGGATTTTATCATTCCGCCTCTGCTTCCGTGTATCATTTTGGAGCCGAGCAGAATGGCATTTCCCCACGTCCACAGTTTATTGCACCTAGAGACGGTATCAAGTATCCTCACTACGACTACGAGTACGAAGCTGAAAGTCTGGAACTGAAATGGGACATCGAGCCACATCGCTGGTACGGAATCATCATCTTTTTAGGCTTACTAGGGTTTATAGTCTGGCTTATGGTAGGAAGAAGTGGTCGTTCTCTCATCCTTGACCGGGCCAAAAACAGAGTCAGAAGAATGGTTCTGCCATTATTCGGAAGATCTAGCTACGTTGCAGTTCCATTAGATGAAGAGCATGAAATTAGCGCTGCTGGTCGAAGCTCTGATCTTGATTTAGAGAATGGCTACGAGTTGGACGATATCGATTCGACGCCAGACTTCAAGACTAGTAACTCGTCCTCTGATGAAGTGGAGGCGCAATTCAGAATCGATAGCGATGACGAAGATTAG